One Chengkuizengella sediminis DNA segment encodes these proteins:
- the glgB gene encoding 1,4-alpha-glucan branching protein GlgB: MIGLLPTIEHLDLFKEGNLYHAFKVFGAHLKCEGEEVGVRFTVWAPHAKEVRVVGDFNDWSGKQHRMHELEGTGVWSLFVPQLFEGTIYKYEIHTNEDKVLLKSDPYAFYSEKRPQTASIVKPLDLYEWQDKEWQDEKRHKNVLNTPMNIYEVHLGTWRKENNETLSYFELANKLIEYVVSMGYTHIELLPIMEHPYDRSWGYQITGYYSITSRYGTPEQFMYFVDRCHQNGIGVILDWVPGHFCKDDHGLREFDGSPLYEYKDVIKAEKPLWGTLSFDYNKPEVVSFLISNALFWMDVYHIDGFRVDAVASMISLNFDKPQGHQLKNKDGGTENIEAISFIKKLNQAVFHHYPNALMMAEDSSDRPLVSAPTYAGGLGFNFKWNMGWMNDMLRYMETDPIFRPYEHQLITFSLLYTYSENYILPFSHDEVVHGKKSMLNKMPGDYWQKFANLRLLYSYQMAHPGKKLTFMGGEIAQFDEWKDLEQMDWMLLDFDMHRMFQQFVKSLNTFYKQESALWESDFHHSGFMWMDADNDKESIISFIRKGRCEKEVILVVCNFTPLVHQSYDIGVNMPGIYEEVFNSDDVKFGGTGQKSGTVKADLKACHFQNFSIQLTIPPLATIMLKRIPATPKEIE, translated from the coding sequence TCATGCAAAAGAAGTCAGAGTCGTTGGAGATTTTAATGACTGGAGCGGTAAGCAACACAGAATGCATGAATTAGAAGGTACTGGAGTTTGGAGTTTGTTTGTTCCTCAGTTATTTGAAGGCACAATATACAAATATGAAATTCATACGAATGAAGATAAAGTGCTGCTCAAATCAGATCCGTATGCCTTTTATTCTGAAAAAAGACCTCAAACAGCTTCCATTGTAAAACCCTTAGACCTCTATGAATGGCAGGATAAAGAATGGCAAGATGAAAAACGCCATAAAAATGTACTGAATACTCCAATGAATATATATGAGGTGCATTTAGGTACATGGAGAAAGGAAAATAATGAGACTTTATCTTACTTTGAATTAGCAAATAAGCTTATTGAATATGTAGTGAGTATGGGTTATACCCACATTGAACTTTTACCCATTATGGAACATCCTTATGATCGATCCTGGGGTTATCAAATTACAGGATACTATTCTATTACAAGTCGTTATGGTACGCCAGAACAATTTATGTATTTTGTGGACCGTTGTCATCAAAATGGAATTGGGGTCATTTTAGATTGGGTTCCTGGTCATTTTTGTAAGGATGATCACGGATTGAGAGAATTTGATGGCTCACCTTTATATGAATATAAAGATGTAATAAAAGCAGAAAAACCGTTGTGGGGTACATTGAGTTTTGATTACAACAAACCGGAGGTCGTCTCTTTTCTTATCTCAAATGCGCTGTTTTGGATGGATGTATATCATATCGATGGCTTCAGAGTAGATGCAGTGGCCAGCATGATTAGTTTGAATTTTGACAAACCTCAGGGCCATCAATTAAAGAACAAAGATGGTGGAACTGAAAATATAGAAGCAATTTCTTTTATTAAAAAACTGAATCAAGCCGTTTTTCATCATTATCCTAATGCATTAATGATGGCAGAAGACTCTTCAGATAGGCCTTTAGTCAGTGCTCCAACCTATGCTGGAGGATTAGGGTTTAATTTTAAATGGAACATGGGTTGGATGAACGATATGTTGCGTTATATGGAAACAGACCCTATTTTTAGACCTTATGAACATCAGTTAATTACCTTTTCGTTACTTTATACGTATTCCGAGAATTATATTTTACCATTTTCACATGATGAAGTCGTTCATGGAAAAAAATCCATGTTAAATAAAATGCCAGGGGATTATTGGCAAAAGTTTGCTAACTTAAGATTACTTTATAGTTATCAAATGGCGCATCCTGGAAAAAAACTTACTTTCATGGGCGGTGAAATTGCACAATTTGATGAATGGAAAGACTTGGAACAAATGGATTGGATGTTATTAGATTTTGATATGCATCGTATGTTTCAACAATTTGTAAAAAGTTTAAATACTTTTTATAAACAAGAATCTGCATTATGGGAGTCAGATTTTCATCATTCCGGTTTCATGTGGATGGATGCGGATAATGACAAAGAAAGCATTATTTCATTTATTAGAAAGGGGAGGTGTGAGAAGGAAGTCATCCTAGTCGTTTGTAACTTTACACCATTAGTGCACCAAAGTTATGACATTGGAGTTAATATGCCTGGAATTTATGAAGAAGTATTTAATAGTGATGATGTGAAATTTGGGGGAACAGGGCAGAAGAGTGGAACGGTTAAAGCGGATTTAAAAGCTTGTCATTTTCAAAACTTTAGTATTCAATTAACCATTCCTCCACTTGCTACTATCATGCTTAAAAGAATACCTGCTACACCTAAAGAAATAGAATAG
- a CDS encoding glucose-1-phosphate adenylyltransferase, with protein sequence MRSKECIAMLLAGGKGNRLGALTNKLAKPAVFFGGKYRIIDFTLSNCTNSGIDTVGVLTQYQPLALNSYIGIGKPWDLEREDGGVTILPPYVKQNGGDWYSGTADSIYQNIDFIEQYNPKYVLVISGDHIYKMNYELMLNYHIQKNAEATVSTIRVDWKEANRFGIIHTNDEEKIISFSEKPKNPNSNLASMGIYIFNWEILKENLISDANDCNSTHDFGKDIIPDMLGNDYALYAYSFESYWKDVGTVDSLWETHMDLLKEDSRLNLNDKEWKVYSRNLNQPSHFISSKAKVRNSLVNEGCTVFGEVENSILSYGVNVEEGSEIRDSVIMPNVKIGKNVTIHRSIVGEGAVIHDHSVVGDQKEITLIGHREIVT encoded by the coding sequence ATGAGATCAAAAGAATGTATAGCCATGCTGCTGGCAGGTGGGAAGGGGAATAGATTAGGTGCGTTAACCAATAAATTAGCAAAACCTGCAGTGTTTTTTGGAGGGAAATATAGAATCATTGATTTTACACTTAGCAATTGTACAAATTCTGGGATCGATACGGTGGGTGTTCTAACCCAATATCAACCTTTAGCATTAAACTCATATATTGGGATAGGAAAACCTTGGGATCTAGAACGTGAAGATGGTGGTGTGACTATTCTACCTCCTTATGTAAAACAAAATGGAGGGGATTGGTATAGTGGGACAGCAGATTCAATTTATCAAAACATTGATTTTATTGAACAGTATAACCCTAAATATGTACTAGTTATTTCTGGTGATCATATATATAAAATGAACTATGAATTGATGTTAAACTATCATATACAAAAAAATGCAGAAGCAACGGTTTCAACTATTCGCGTGGATTGGAAAGAGGCGAATCGTTTTGGAATTATCCATACGAATGATGAAGAAAAAATCATTTCATTTTCTGAAAAGCCCAAAAATCCTAATAGCAATCTTGCATCCATGGGTATTTATATTTTTAATTGGGAAATTTTAAAAGAAAATTTGATTTCTGATGCAAATGATTGCAATTCAACTCATGATTTCGGAAAAGACATTATACCAGATATGCTTGGCAATGATTATGCTTTGTACGCATATTCCTTTGAAAGTTATTGGAAAGATGTAGGCACCGTTGATAGTTTATGGGAAACACATATGGATCTATTAAAAGAAGACTCACGGCTGAATTTAAATGATAAAGAATGGAAGGTTTACTCAAGAAATTTAAATCAACCTTCACATTTTATTTCTTCAAAAGCCAAAGTGAGGAATAGTTTAGTGAATGAGGGGTGTACTGTATTTGGAGAAGTTGAAAATTCAATCCTTTCGTATGGGGTCAATGTAGAAGAAGGCAGTGAAATTAGGGATTCTGTGATCATGCCAAATGTAAAGATTGGGAAGAATGTGACAATTCACCGATCTATCGTAGGTGAGGGTGCGGTTATCCATGATCACAGTGTTGTAGGGGATCAGAAGGAGATCACTTTAATCGGGCACCGTGAGATCGTTACTTA